DNA from Triticum aestivum cultivar Chinese Spring chromosome 7D, IWGSC CS RefSeq v2.1, whole genome shotgun sequence:
GCGGCTTCGCTTTCCTCCCCATCTCTATCATCTCACAAGCTCCACATCATGAGCTGTTTGTTAGGTTCACAACATGAGGGATGCCCCTGCCAAGCTTCATGGACGGCCAACAGCAATGCTATACACCAGTCCGTTCTCTGATGTTTTGTCATGCTCATGCCATATTCACACACGCACATTGCCAATGGTTCTCTTCTCAAACTCCCGCACCGCGTTCGCGACGCGCTTCATGCTGTCGTCGTAGTACCAGGGCGTCTTATCGGACCACGTCACGCCACCTTTCGGCGGCACCGGCACAAGCTCGCGGCATAACTCGCCGGGAACGTTGATGGTGTTGTGGTAGTGGTAGTACCGGATGAGGTGCTCCGTCTTGTGAGTGGTGTTGCCGATAACGTTCTCGGACATGTGCACGCCCGTGGCGTATGCGTTCTTGGCCTGGATCGCGTACTTCCTGTCGCGCCTCACCCCGGTGATCGAATTCCGGAAAACCAGCTTCTCAAACCCCCATTGTCTGCAAATATGGCGAGTAATATGAGTCAGTCTTTCAGATATACCATGCATTGACAAATGTAGAAGAAGTAATACAACTAGGACTGCAAGGAGAACATGGTAGGTTTCAGCCATTGCATCACCAGAAGTACACTTGAATTACTACAACTGAACTGTTGTTTTTAGAGCTACTGAAAATGAAAACAAGACATAAAAATGAAATGACTGGCTCCAATGATCTTAGATTAGGGTGGGATTGCACGAATACGGAACCTTTATAAGGAAATTTATAACCAAATGGGCACTTTTGGTCAATGGAAAATGACACATGAAGGTTCCTAATTGGGTAATTCCAGTTCAGAAGGTCACATCAACATGCCAAAATTCAAACGATGCAGCAATGGTGGTCTGTATGAGACAGTAATCAAATTCTGTGCAGGAAACGGTCACCTACTTGGAAAAGTCGGCCTCGGAATCGTTGGCGCCCCGCGCGCACAACCTGCTCGACATGGGGTTCTGCTCGATGGTGAACTGCGTGTACGGGTCGAGCTCGGCGAGCACGCCCTCGAGCGTCCGGCCGTCGGGCAGGAAGATGTACTCGTCGACGTCGAAGAAGAAGGTCCACCTGGCGGCGTGCCGGTACCGGTGGAGGCAGTCGTTGACGACGAGGAACTGGTTGTGGTACCAGCCGTCGTAGTCGGCCTGGGCGCGCACGTCCTGCAGCGTGGCGCGGCCGGCGCGCACCCAGGGCTCCAGCGCCGCGCGCACCGCGGGGCCGACGCCGCCGGCGTCGTGGAAGACGAAGTGCGAGCGGGGGCCGAAGAAGCGCGCGTGGTACGCCATCCACTCCCGCACACGCGCCGCGCTGAGGTCGCCGTACAGCGACGAGCCGCAGTAGAGGTAGTCGTACCTGTGCGGGGGGCGGAACGCCGCCTCGTCGTAGCTCCCCGGCGCCTCCTCCAGCGCCTCGATCCGCTCGTACCGCGCCGGCGACGGCCCGTAGTAGGCGTTGAGCACCAGCCTGCCCCCGGCATTGTCGGCGTTGGGCGCCGCCGAGAAGGTGCAGTTCACCACCACGACCGTGTACACCCGGCCGTAGCCCCAGTCCGGGAGCATGTGGTACGTGTTGGCCGCGCGCATCGGCCGCGCCGGCGAGGCGGAGGCGTTGGCGGCGCCGGCGTTGGGCACCCACTCGCAGCGGAACCAGGGCTTGCCGTAGACGTGGACGGGCTTGGACGCGAGCCCGAC
Protein-coding regions in this window:
- the LOC123167636 gene encoding galactan beta-1,4-galactosyltransferase GALS1, yielding MRSEAAGGGIAAGPPAPALLCSDLKPFLAALTVLTLLAAAWQLRPYHSLLAAPFSLCPDPAAPSPPRSLAVSGKASSSSSNASSSPKEERPKPDPNRREFRAVGSAAALFVQMGAYRGGPYTFAVVGLASKPVHVYGKPWFRCEWVPNAGAANASASPARPMRAANTYHMLPDWGYGRVYTVVVVNCTFSAAPNADNAGGRLVLNAYYGPSPARYERIEALEEAPGSYDEAAFRPPHRYDYLYCGSSLYGDLSAARVREWMAYHARFFGPRSHFVFHDAGGVGPAVRAALEPWVRAGRATLQDVRAQADYDGWYHNQFLVVNDCLHRYRHAARWTFFFDVDEYIFLPDGRTLEGVLAELDPYTQFTIEQNPMSSRLCARGANDSEADFSKQWGFEKLVFRNSITGVRRDRKYAIQAKNAYATGVHMSENVIGNTTHKTEHLIRYYHYHNTINVPGELCRELVPVPPKGGVTWSDKTPWYYDDSMKRVANAVREFEKRTIGNVRV